The following proteins are co-located in the Flammeovirga kamogawensis genome:
- the hppD gene encoding 4-hydroxyphenylpyruvate dioxygenase: MLTSKTQPKNDVDFLPINGTDHIEFYVGNAKQAAYFYQIAFGFKLIAYSGPETGQRDRSSYVLQQEKLRFVFTTSLEAESEIAKHVQKHGDGVKVLALWVDDAQKSFNETVKRGAIAVSHPKLVSDENGEVIVASIKTYGDTIHTFVERKNYHGTFLPKFKSSNSDLEVKPVGLKYVDHCVGNVELGAMDKWVKFYEDVMGFKLLLTFDDSDISTDYTALMSKVVSNGNGYVKFPINEPADGKRKSQIEEYLDYYNGAGVQHIAVATDDIIYTVGELRKRGIEFLYVPEVYYNDLKERVGDIDEEINELKKLNILVDRDEEGYLLQIFTKPVEDRPTLFFEIIQRKGAKSFGKGNFKALFEAIEREQELRGNL, encoded by the coding sequence ATGCTAACGTCGAAAACACAACCAAAAAATGATGTCGATTTTTTGCCTATTAACGGCACTGATCACATTGAATTTTATGTAGGGAATGCTAAGCAAGCTGCTTACTTCTATCAAATTGCCTTTGGGTTTAAGCTCATTGCCTATTCTGGTCCAGAAACAGGACAGAGAGATCGTTCTAGCTACGTTCTCCAACAAGAGAAACTTAGGTTTGTATTTACTACCTCATTAGAAGCTGAATCAGAAATTGCTAAACATGTTCAGAAACATGGCGATGGCGTAAAAGTATTAGCTTTATGGGTAGATGATGCTCAAAAATCATTCAATGAAACCGTTAAAAGAGGTGCTATTGCTGTATCTCACCCTAAATTGGTATCAGATGAAAATGGGGAAGTTATTGTCGCTTCTATTAAAACTTATGGAGACACAATTCATACTTTTGTAGAAAGAAAGAACTACCACGGAACTTTTCTCCCAAAATTCAAATCATCAAATTCAGATTTAGAAGTAAAGCCAGTTGGACTAAAATATGTTGACCATTGTGTAGGCAATGTCGAACTAGGTGCAATGGACAAATGGGTTAAATTCTATGAAGATGTTATGGGATTTAAACTACTTCTAACTTTTGATGATAGCGATATTTCAACAGATTATACTGCTTTGATGTCAAAAGTTGTATCTAATGGTAATGGGTATGTTAAATTTCCAATAAATGAACCTGCAGATGGAAAAAGGAAATCACAAATTGAAGAATACCTTGATTATTATAATGGTGCAGGGGTACAACATATTGCCGTAGCAACAGATGACATTATTTATACTGTAGGTGAATTGAGAAAAAGAGGAATAGAATTCCTTTACGTACCTGAGGTCTATTATAATGACTTAAAAGAACGTGTTGGTGATATTGATGAAGAAATTAATGAACTCAAGAAATTAAATATTCTTGTAGACAGAGATGAAGAAGGTTATCTCCTTCAAATTTTCACTAAGCCTGTAGAAGACAGACCAACTTTATTTTTTGAAATAATACAAAGAAAAGGTGCTAAGTCTTTTGGAAAAGGGAATTTCAAAGCACTTTTTGAGGCTATAGAAAGAGAACAAGAACTTAGAGGCAACCTCTAA
- a CDS encoding chorismate mutase translates to MKDIQSLESWSVVKNGGPIAIAGPCSAESEEQLMETCRQIKDSIDITMLRAGIWKPRTRPGSFEGIGEEGLKWFANVKKELNMPITTEVANAQHVELALKYGVDVLWIGARSTVNPFTIQEIADALKGVKDVPVMIKNPINPDVALWRGAIERIYGAGVRQIAGIHRGFSSFEKTKYRNIPMWKLAIALKTEIPNLPLICDPSHIGGTRDLILPVSQKAIDLDFDGLMIETHRDPDNAWSDASQQVTPARLAEILNEVKIKKSSTDAEEVNSKLDTLRSKIDRLDNELLDVLGQRMEVVGEIGDYKRDNNLTVFQAGRWIDIFQNRPEQAAKLGLSKNFMEQLFKLVHDESIRLQTAVVNTEKA, encoded by the coding sequence ATGAAAGATATACAATCATTAGAAAGCTGGTCAGTCGTTAAGAATGGCGGTCCTATAGCTATAGCAGGTCCATGTAGTGCAGAGTCTGAAGAGCAGTTAATGGAGACTTGCCGTCAGATTAAAGATTCAATTGATATCACTATGCTTCGTGCTGGTATCTGGAAACCTCGTACGAGACCAGGTTCATTCGAAGGTATTGGTGAAGAAGGTTTGAAGTGGTTTGCCAATGTTAAGAAAGAATTAAATATGCCTATTACTACTGAGGTAGCTAATGCTCAACATGTTGAGTTAGCACTTAAGTATGGTGTAGATGTTCTTTGGATTGGAGCACGTAGTACTGTTAACCCATTTACTATCCAAGAAATTGCTGATGCACTTAAAGGTGTTAAGGATGTTCCTGTGATGATCAAGAACCCTATTAACCCTGATGTTGCATTATGGAGAGGTGCTATAGAGCGTATCTATGGTGCTGGTGTTCGTCAAATTGCAGGTATTCACCGTGGTTTCTCATCTTTTGAGAAAACTAAATATAGAAATATCCCTATGTGGAAATTAGCAATCGCGTTAAAAACGGAGATTCCTAACCTTCCATTAATCTGTGATCCATCTCATATTGGTGGTACAAGAGATCTTATCTTACCAGTTTCTCAAAAAGCAATCGACTTAGACTTTGATGGTTTAATGATCGAAACGCACAGAGATCCTGATAATGCATGGTCTGATGCTTCACAACAAGTTACTCCAGCTCGTTTAGCTGAGATCTTGAATGAAGTAAAAATCAAGAAATCTTCTACAGATGCAGAAGAAGTAAACTCTAAATTAGATACTTTACGTTCTAAGATTGATCGTTTAGATAATGAGTTACTTGATGTTTTAGGTCAAAGAATGGAAGTAGTTGGCGAAATTGGCGATTACAAAAGAGACAACAACCTTACTGTATTCCAAGCAGGTCGTTGGATCGATATTTTCCAAAACCGTCCTGAACAAGCTGCTAAATTAGGTTTAAGCAAGAACTTCATGGAACAATTATTTAAATTGGTTCACGATGAGTCTATTCGTCTTCAAACTGCAGTTGTGAATACTGAAAAAGCGTAA
- a CDS encoding NAD(P)H-dependent glycerol-3-phosphate dehydrogenase yields the protein MTKDTENTQSLDNQEELPNISKIAVIGGGSWATALVKILSDGGSSTLHWWIRNQSDIDHIKQYHSNPRYLPSAKISTDKVIPFNNIKDAIKGANCILLAVPAAFVLDAIKDLTPEDFKDKYVISAIKGLIPDQHILVTEHIERNFGVHHKKVAVIGGPCHAEEVAMEKQAYLTIASGSKRFGTALADAMSNRYIKTTSIRDIYGVEYSAVMKNIVAISCGIAHGLGYGDNFQAVLVSNAMQEVQYFLKAAYHIKRNLLGTAYLGDMLVTSYSQFSRNRTFGNMIGHGYSVKAAQLEMQMVAEGYYAVKSIFEIAKRLNIENDLPITRAVYNILYERISPIIEFRILKEQLN from the coding sequence GTGACAAAAGACACAGAAAACACACAATCACTTGATAATCAAGAAGAATTGCCAAACATTTCTAAGATAGCAGTTATCGGAGGAGGTAGTTGGGCGACTGCATTGGTAAAAATATTATCCGATGGAGGTTCTTCTACTTTGCATTGGTGGATAAGAAATCAATCTGACATTGATCATATCAAGCAATATCATTCTAACCCACGATATCTTCCCTCTGCAAAAATATCAACAGATAAGGTAATTCCCTTTAATAATATAAAAGATGCTATTAAAGGAGCTAATTGTATTCTTTTAGCAGTACCTGCCGCTTTCGTTTTAGACGCTATTAAAGATCTTACTCCTGAAGATTTTAAGGATAAGTACGTTATTTCTGCAATAAAGGGGTTAATTCCTGATCAACATATTCTAGTAACAGAACACATTGAAAGAAATTTTGGTGTACACCATAAGAAAGTAGCTGTTATTGGAGGACCTTGCCATGCCGAAGAAGTGGCAATGGAAAAACAAGCATATTTAACTATTGCATCTGGAAGTAAGCGTTTTGGAACCGCTTTAGCAGACGCAATGAGTAATAGATATATTAAAACAACTTCTATACGTGATATCTATGGAGTTGAGTATTCTGCTGTAATGAAGAATATTGTAGCCATTTCGTGTGGAATTGCACATGGATTAGGCTATGGGGATAACTTTCAAGCTGTTTTAGTTTCTAATGCAATGCAAGAAGTTCAATACTTCTTAAAAGCAGCTTATCATATTAAACGAAACCTATTAGGTACAGCATACCTAGGTGATATGTTAGTTACTTCTTATTCTCAATTTAGTAGAAATAGAACATTTGGCAACATGATTGGCCATGGATACTCTGTTAAAGCTGCTCAATTAGAAATGCAGATGGTTGCTGAAGGTTACTATGCTGTTAAGAGTATCTTTGAGATTGCGAAAAGGTTAAATATTGAAAACGACCTCCCTATCACAAGAGCTGTTTATAATATTTTATATGAACGTATTTCACCAATCATAGAATTTAGAATTCTAAAAGAGCAATTAAACTAA